A DNA window from Brassica napus cultivar Da-Ae chromosome A4, Da-Ae, whole genome shotgun sequence contains the following coding sequences:
- the BNAA04G16800D gene encoding respirasome Complex Assembly Factor 1, giving the protein MKERKSAKLNHQDSDEQIHHQNSHLASFKFAKLFDSEASWDKDQLGDVLHWIRQVVGLLCGLLWGAIPLVGGIWLLLFLAISSGIVYGYYALILKIDEEDYGGHAALLQDGLFASLSVFLLAWILVYSLSSF; this is encoded by the exons atgaaagaaagaaaatctgCGAAGTTGAATCATCAAGACAGCGATGAACAGATCCACCACCAAAACAGTCACCTGGCTTCCTTCAAGTTCGCCAAATTGTTCGACTCAGAAGCTTCCTGGGACAAG GATCAACTAGGAGATGTGTTGCATTGGATCAGGCAAGTTGTTGGCTTACTCTGCGGTTTGCTTTGGGGTGCTATTCCTTTGGTTGGTGGCATTTGGCTTCTTCT GTTTCTGGCGATCTCCTCAGGCATAGTTTATGGTTACTATGCGTTGATTCTAAAGATCGATGAAGAAGACTATGGGGGTCATGCAGCTCTTCTCCAGGATGGGTTGTTTGCTTCTCTTAGTGTGTTCCTG CTAGCGTGGATTCTGGTGTATAGCTTGTCTAGCTTCTGA
- the LOC106450028 gene encoding probable xyloglucan galactosyltransferase GT11: MRKPQRKRPMAMDKSSSKYRTYFWYVAMVSFLLWLVLLYLFNSSVKTVHNHERLFRQENVIDLPVHVSQQNHESDQAVVSNVDNITVPVTGNGSSQEVQISEDAKVVSDLVEELEKEDVENVKKRGDTAWSRRSTRSRGRHRESRRTRSSDKRMVRPNNDDENNVDNSDENHQSLDKEPNFFEPRNDVTSKKERVDDNNVVESKQNTSNNNISKVNSRISAKRNQPKVVVRPRVTRRNDPCRGKYVYMHDVPSLFNEELLKNCWTLSRWTDMCELTSNFGLGPRLPNMEGVSGWFATNQFTLEVIFHNRMKQYKCLTKDSSLASAVYVPYYPGLDLMRFLWGPFPSMRDAAALDLMKWLRERQEWKRMDGRDHFMVAGRTTWDFMRTPGNESDWGNRLMILPEIRNMTMLLIESSPWNYHGFAVPYPTYFHPSTNAEILQWQNRMRRIKRRYLFSFVGAPRPNLGDSIRSEIMDQCKASRRKCKLLECVSGSQKCYKPDQIMKFFLSSTFCLQPPGDSYTRRSTFDSILAGCIPVFFHSGSAYAQYIWHLPKDISKYSVFIPGKNVKEGKASIERVLSRIPKAKVVAMREEVIKLIPRLMYFNPSGKRGDAGRFEDAFDVAVEGVLGRVEGLRKRIEEGNEEIFDFPERFSWKYNVFGNVEKHEWDSYFVRR, translated from the exons ATGAGAAAACCACAAAGGAAAAGACCCATGGCGATGGACAAGTCGAGTTCAAAGTACAGAACATATTTTTGGTACGTGGCAATGGTCTCTTTCCTCCTCTGGCTTGTCTTGCTTTACCTTTTTAACTCCTCCGTAAAAACCGTTCATAACCACGAGAGATTGTTCCGGCAAGAAAACGTGATCGATCTCCCCGTCCACGTCTCACAACAAAACCATGAATCCGACCAAGCTGTTGTCTCAAACGTCGACAACATCACTGTTCCTGTTACCGGCAATGGTTCCTCTCAAGAGGTTCAGATTTCGGAAGATGCCAAGGTTGTGTCTGATCTCGTTGAGGAACTTGAGAAAGAAGACGTTGAGAATGTGAAGAAGAGAGGTGATACGGCTTGGAGTCGTCGGTCCACGAGGTCTAGGGGAAGACATCGTGAGTCACGAAGGACGAGATCTTCGGATAAGAGAATGGTTCGACCTAATAATGACGACGAGAACAATGTGGATAATAGTGATGAAAATCATCAATCACTCGACAAGGAACCGAACTTTTTCGAGCCTAGGAACGATGTTACATCAAAGAAAGAGCGAGTTGATGACAATAACGTTGTGGAGAGTAAGCAAAACACGTCGAATAATAATATTTCCAAGGTCAACAGCAGAATAAGCGCCAAGAGGAACCAACCTAAAGTTGTGGTACGGCCAAGAGTAACGCGACGTAACGATCCATGTCGAGGGAAATACGTTTACATGCACGATGTTCCATCTTTATTCAATGAAGAGCTTCTCAAGAACTGTTGGACGTTGAGTAGGTGGACCGATATGTGCGAGTTAACATCGAACTTCGGTTTAGGCCCTCGTCTACCAAACATGGAGGGGGTTTCCGGCTGGTTCGCCACGAATCAATTCACATTGGAAGTGATATTCCACAACAGGATGAAGCAGTACAAGTGCTTGACCAAAGACTCTTCTCTTGCTTCTGCTGTGTATGTACCTTACTATCCGGGTTTAGACTTGATGAGGTTTCTGTGGGGACCGTTCCCATCCATGAGAGATGCGGCGGCGCTTGATTTGATGAAGTGGCTTAGGGAGAGACAAGAGTGGAAGAGAATGGACGGTCGAGATCATTTCATGGTGGCTGGTCGCACCACTTGGGACTTTATGCGTACACCAGGGAATGAATCCGATTGGGGAAACAG GTTAATGATCTTACCAGAAATAAGAAACATGACGATGTTACTAATCGAATCAAGCCCATGGAACTACCACGGATTCGCAGTTCCTTACCCGACCTACTTCCACCCTTCAACCAACGCAGAGATTCTCCAATGGCAGAACCGCATGAGAAGAATCAAACGCCGTTACCTATTCTCCTTCGTAGGTGCACCGCGTCCAAACCTCGGTGACAGCATAAGAAGCGAGATCATGGACCAATGCAAAGCTTCCAGAAGAAAATGCAAGCTTCTTGAATGCGTCTCGGGCTCTCAAAAATGCTACAAACCCGACCAGATCATGAAGTTCTTCCTGAGCTCAACGTTCTGCCTCCAACCACCGGGTGACTCCTACACTAGACGGTCCACATTCGACTCTATTTTAGCCGGTTGTATACCGGTTTTCTTCCATTCGGGGTCGGCTTACGCGCAGTACATCTGGCATTTACCGAAAGATATCAgtaaatattcagtttttataCCGGGGAAGAATGTTAAAGAAGGTAAAGCGAGCATAGAGAGGGTTTTGAGTAGGATACCGAAGGCGAAAGTTGTGGCGATGAGAGAAGAAGTGATAAAGTTGATACCGAGGTTGATGTATTTTAACCCTTcgggtaagagaggagacgCGGGGAGGTTTGAAGATGCGTTTGATGTGGCTGTGGAAGGGGTGTTAGGGAGAGTGGAGGGGTTAAGGAAGAGGATTGAGGAAGGGAAtgaagagatttttgattttcCGGAGAGGTTTTCTTGGAAGTATAATGTGTTTGGGAATGTTGAGAAGCATGAGTGGGATTCTTACTTTGTTAGGCGTTGA
- the LOC106377905 gene encoding putative nuclease HARBI1, translated as MGLKDTRYVSVEEMLATFLFIVGQNSRYIQAQDRFKRSRFSISTSFHTILKVLNALAPSYMAKPETTVPPKIRDSTRFYPYFKDCVGAIDGTHILAMISGKDSSSYRNRKGQLSQNVLAACNFDLEFIYVLSGWEGSAHDAKVLQDALTRNFNRLQVPEGKFYLVDCGYANRRNFLAPFRSTRYHLQDFKGQGKDPVNQNELFNHRHSSLRNVIERIFGIFKSRFLIFKSAPPFPYKTQAELVLACVVLHNYLRKECRSDVFPEEVVVADGNESDVQEIGEDENMDDDVQNGTQEQQRVNANNWRANIAATMWTDAMHMGS; from the exons ATGGGATTAAAAGATACAAGATATGTTTCAGTTGAAGAAATGCTAGCCACCTTTTTGTTCATTGTTGGTCAAAACTCAAGGTATATTCAGGCTCAAGATAGATTCAAGAGGTCAAGATTCTCAATAAGTACGAGTTTTCATACAATTCTGAAAGTGTTAAACGCACTTGCTCCAAGTTACATGGCCAAGCCTGAAACAACAGTGCCTCCAAAGATAAGAGATAGCACACGATTCTATCCTTATTTTAAG gATTGTGTAGGAGCTATTGATGGAACACATATTCTTGCGATGATAAGTGGAAAGGATTCATCTAGCTACCGCAATCGAAAAGGACAACTATCACAAAATGTTTTAGCTGCATGCaattttgatttagaatttatatatgTTCTTAGTGGATGGGAAGGTTCAGCTCATGATGCTAAAGTATTACAAGATGCTTTAACAAGAAATTTTAACAGATTACAAGTTCCAGAAG GAAAATTCTATTTAGTCGACTGTGGATACGCCAATCGTCGTAATTTTCTGGCTCCATTTCGAAGTACTCGCTATCATCTTCAAGATTTTAAGGGACAAGGCAAAGATCCTGTGAATCAAAATGAGTTGTTCAATCATCGTCATTCATCCTTGCGAAATGTGATTGAGAGAATTTTTGGCATCTTTAAGTCAAGATTCCTCATCTTCAAATCTGCTCCACCATTTCCGTATAAAACACAAGCAGAGTTAGTTCTTGCATGTGTTGTTCTACATAATTATCTTCGTAAAGAATGTCGTTCAGACGTGTTTCCTGAAGAAGTTGTTGTCGCTGATGGTAATGAAAGTGATGTTCAAGAAATAGGTGAAGATGAGAACAtggatgatgatgttcaaaatgGCACTCAAGAACAACAAAGAGTGAATGCTAATAATTGGAGAGCAAATATAGCAGCAACCATGTGGACAGATGCTATGCATATGGGATCTTGA
- the LOC106380341 gene encoding uncharacterized protein At2g29880-like, with protein MQAKVLLDKYASQVTFQTMGDPKDVKGKGQYHSWSGPEHKLLLRLLVDAINQGFRDASGKFNKLTVESRILTTLQQEVGSKKTYGQYKNRMKILKGRYQVFADFLRCSSGFGWDSETKKFTADDEVWKVYLQAHPNNKYLRDDSFEDFEELRTIFEQNTATGQNAVGLGDSVDAGSYQFEENEKTNDNNFVHVIDEGGGIEHQQTCEPSSRKSIGEQLSHRKKARTDSYNSERVCEEVTEISSQIFDMIQKRWVKEAEEKEAEDKANNVWDAIKEIPDLDDDLRYEAMTLVHTLGMKSGFVNMSITDRCGWIKRNLRKPSG; from the exons ATGCAAGCTAAGGTACTGCTTGACAAGTATGCAAGCCAAG TTACCTTCCAAACAATGGGAGATCCAAAAGACGTAAAAGGTAAAGGTCAATACCACTCATGGTCTGGACCTGAGCACAAGTTGTTATTGAGGTTACTAGTGGATGCAATCAATCAAGGTTTTCGTGATGCCAGCGGCAAATTCAACAAACTGACGGTCGAATCCAGAATACTAACAACTCTACAGCAAGAAGTTGGATCTAAAAAAACCTACGGTCAGTATAAAAATAGGATGAAAATCTTGAAGGGTAGGTACCAAGTGTTTGCAGATTTTCTTCGTTGTAGTTCTGGTTTTGGGTGGGACTCTGAAACGAAAAAATTCACAGCAGATGATGAAGTATGGAAGGTCTATCTGCag gctCATCCAAATAATAAATATCTGCGTGATGATTCGTTTGAAGATTTTGAAGAGCTAAGGACTATATTTGAACAGAATACTGCAACTGGGCAGAATGCTGTGGGACTAGGTGATTCTGTTGATGCAGGATCCTATCAATTTGAAGAGAACGAGAAGACAAATGATAATAATTTTGTCCACGTGATAGATGAGGGAGGAGGAATAGAACACCAGCAAACATGTGAACCTTCATCAAGAAAAAGCATTGGAGAACAGCTTTCACATAGAAAGAAAGCTAGGACGGATTCATATAACTCGGAAAGGGTTTGTGAGGAAGTTACAGAAATCAGTAGCCAAATTTTTGACATGATTCAGAAAAGATGGGTGAAGGAAGCTGAAGAAAAAGAAGCTGAAGACAAAGCTAACAATGTTTGGGATGCTATCAAGGAAATTCCTGACTTGGATGATGATTTGCGTTATGAGGCGATGACCCTTGTTCACACCTTAGGCATGAAATCTGGTTTCGTGAATATGTCCATAACAGATCGTTGTGGATGGATTAAAAGAAATCTCCGTAAACCAAGTGGCTGA